The following are from one region of the Halorussus rarus genome:
- a CDS encoding DUF1707 domain-containing protein yields MIDSPDDSTVRALHRLVEHYTPDGALGRTLLGGPALLLAPFMFLGGVAVLGSAGSFAAFVTALLMVVLSVPALLVGVVSLWPVYLSLIGNVESAAAYPDGAAGPDDERQTAEDVLKRRYAAGELSQDEFEHRLDSVLATSERGDDSRPSGQSSGERERRRETDTHRERSRNR; encoded by the coding sequence ATGATCGACTCGCCCGACGATTCCACCGTCCGCGCCCTCCATCGACTCGTCGAGCACTACACGCCCGACGGCGCGCTCGGCCGGACCCTGCTCGGCGGGCCGGCGCTGCTGCTCGCGCCGTTCATGTTCCTCGGCGGAGTCGCCGTCCTCGGCAGCGCAGGGAGCTTCGCGGCCTTCGTGACGGCCCTGCTCATGGTCGTCCTCAGCGTGCCGGCGCTCCTGGTCGGAGTCGTATCGCTCTGGCCGGTCTACCTCTCGCTCATCGGCAACGTGGAGTCGGCGGCCGCGTACCCCGACGGCGCCGCCGGCCCGGACGACGAGCGCCAGACCGCCGAGGACGTCCTCAAGCGTCGGTACGCCGCCGGGGAACTGAGCCAGGACGAGTTCGAGCACCGCCTCGACTCGGTGCTGGCGACGAGCGAGCGCGGAGACGACTCCCGGCCGAGTGGTCAGTCGAGCGGAGAGCGAGAGCGCCGTCGGGAAACCGACACGCACCGCGAACGCTCCCGGAACCGGTAG
- a CDS encoding aldo/keto reductase, with protein sequence MAQREERGDASTLDGMPRLGIGTWENTDAGTCAESVRQALEMGYRHVDTAQIYDNEEHVGRGIADADVDRDDVFLATKIWTSNLTHDDVIETTRESLDRLGVDYLDLLYVHWPAREYDPEDTLSAFDELYDEGLVENVGVSNFEPRHLDEAREVLDAPLFANQVEMHPLLPQDELVEYGREHDVNLVAYSPLARGKVFDVPEIRDVAEKHDASAAQVSLAWLLQRDGVAAIPKASSEDHIRDNWGARDLELDDEDVEKIESIDDRERQVDPGFAPWN encoded by the coding sequence ATGGCTCAGCGCGAGGAACGCGGAGACGCGTCTACGCTCGACGGGATGCCGCGGCTCGGAATCGGCACGTGGGAGAACACCGACGCCGGGACGTGCGCCGAAAGCGTCCGGCAGGCCCTGGAGATGGGGTACCGCCACGTCGACACCGCCCAGATATACGACAACGAGGAGCACGTCGGTCGGGGCATCGCCGACGCCGACGTGGACCGCGACGACGTCTTCCTCGCGACCAAGATCTGGACGAGCAACCTGACTCACGACGACGTCATCGAGACCACGAGGGAGAGCCTCGACCGGCTCGGGGTCGACTACCTCGACCTGCTGTACGTCCACTGGCCGGCACGCGAGTACGACCCCGAGGACACGCTCTCGGCGTTCGACGAACTGTACGACGAGGGGCTCGTCGAGAACGTCGGCGTCTCGAACTTCGAGCCCCGGCACCTCGACGAGGCCCGCGAGGTGCTCGACGCGCCGCTGTTCGCGAATCAGGTCGAGATGCATCCGCTGCTCCCGCAGGACGAGCTCGTGGAGTACGGCCGCGAACACGACGTCAACCTCGTGGCGTACTCGCCGCTGGCCCGCGGCAAGGTGTTCGACGTCCCCGAAATTCGGGACGTCGCCGAGAAGCACGACGCCTCGGCCGCACAGGTCAGCCTGGCCTGGCTGCTCCAGCGCGACGGCGTGGCCGCGATTCCGAAGGCCTCCAGCGAGGACCACATCCGGGACAACTGGGGGGCGCGCGACCTCGAACTCGACGACGAGGACGTCGAGAAGATCGAGTCCATCGACGACCGCGAGCGCCAGGTCGACCCCGGCTTCGCGCCGTGGAACTGA
- a CDS encoding helix-turn-helix domain-containing protein, with protein sequence MIDITMDMEQYDCPFIDTTDDHAVGFSAVQWDFDRTERRLETRLMVEGEDRDELTAGLGSLRDHDNMHNYDLLTRRGNVAHIRTVIGETDAMAAIRENDGYITGPFHIKEGSEIWHVGFDDVEREDTTLAELERDNEFDVLDRNNTEIPDLQGFVQNAGAAMTLIEGCRDLSDVERETLETAVSDGYFESPRGATLGHLADEFDVSKPAVSKNLRRGQQKMIERVVEALDELE encoded by the coding sequence ATGATAGACATCACGATGGACATGGAGCAGTACGACTGCCCGTTTATCGACACGACCGACGACCACGCGGTGGGGTTCTCGGCCGTCCAGTGGGACTTCGACCGGACGGAGCGCCGGCTCGAGACCCGGCTGATGGTCGAGGGCGAGGACCGGGACGAACTCACCGCGGGGCTGGGCTCCCTGCGGGATCACGACAACATGCACAACTACGACCTGCTCACCCGCAGGGGCAACGTCGCCCACATCCGGACGGTCATCGGCGAGACCGACGCGATGGCCGCCATCCGGGAGAACGACGGCTACATCACCGGCCCCTTCCACATAAAGGAGGGCAGCGAGATCTGGCACGTCGGCTTCGACGACGTCGAGCGCGAGGACACCACGCTGGCCGAGCTCGAACGCGACAACGAGTTCGACGTGCTCGACCGCAACAACACCGAGATTCCGGACCTCCAGGGGTTCGTCCAGAACGCGGGCGCCGCGATGACCCTCATCGAGGGGTGCCGGGACCTCTCGGACGTCGAGCGCGAGACCCTCGAGACCGCCGTCAGCGACGGCTACTTCGAGAGCCCCCGCGGCGCGACCCTGGGCCACCTCGCCGACGAGTTCGACGTCTCGAAGCCCGCGGTGTCGAAGAACCTCCGGCGGGGCCAGCAGAAGATGATCGAGCGCGTCGTCGAGGCGCTCGACGAACTGGAGTAG
- a CDS encoding SDR family oxidoreductase, with translation MSDEVTAPELATDDAFVIEDDRFAPEHVALVTGAASGIGRATALVLAENGLTVVGTDVDEDGLADTRDRAADLGVEGTVETVAGDLREDVPDIVEAAAEYGDLAFLANIAGMQHIDPIEEFPMDAYDRIQEVMLRAPVQLARECLPHMRETGVGCVGNMASVHGHYVTADKVAYNVAKFGLRGLTQSIAAEGDGDVRAFSVSTGYVKTPLVTDQIPDTAEQRGISNREVVEDVMLGQSRTDEMMTPAEVANLFAFGFSKHADHLNGGDLRFDDGMTLTYE, from the coding sequence ATGTCCGACGAAGTCACCGCTCCGGAGCTCGCGACCGACGACGCGTTCGTCATCGAGGACGACCGGTTCGCCCCCGAGCACGTCGCGCTCGTCACGGGCGCGGCCTCCGGCATCGGCCGGGCGACCGCGCTGGTGCTCGCGGAAAACGGCCTGACCGTGGTCGGCACCGACGTCGACGAGGACGGCCTGGCCGACACCCGCGACCGGGCCGCCGACCTCGGGGTCGAGGGGACCGTCGAGACCGTCGCGGGCGACCTCCGCGAGGACGTGCCCGACATCGTCGAGGCGGCGGCCGAGTACGGCGACCTCGCCTTCCTCGCGAACATCGCCGGGATGCAGCACATCGACCCCATCGAGGAGTTCCCGATGGACGCCTACGACCGGATACAGGAGGTCATGCTCCGCGCGCCGGTCCAGCTCGCCAGGGAGTGTCTCCCGCACATGCGCGAGACCGGCGTCGGCTGCGTCGGCAACATGGCCTCGGTCCACGGCCACTACGTCACCGCCGACAAGGTGGCCTACAACGTCGCGAAGTTCGGCCTCCGGGGGCTCACCCAGTCCATCGCGGCCGAGGGAGATGGGGACGTCCGCGCGTTCTCGGTCAGCACGGGCTACGTCAAGACGCCGCTCGTGACCGACCAGATTCCGGACACCGCCGAGCAGCGCGGCATCTCGAACCGGGAGGTCGTCGAGGACGTGATGCTCGGCCAGTCGCGCACCGACGAGATGATGACGCCCGCCGAGGTGGCCAACCTCTTCGCGTTCGGCTTCTCGAAGCACGCCGACCACCTCAACGGCGGCGACCTCCGGTTCGACGACGGGATGACGCTGACCTACGAGTGA
- a CDS encoding ABC transporter substrate-binding protein: MDDSVSRRRWLAALGATGAAGFAGCVGGDGGQNTTTESAGGDTTEGGMNETTTKTTTQSNASGTVKIGVLQPTSGDIKYYGQQALWGFYSGLAYKGDTDPIQGSSTGTKTVSVGDVDYELVVRDTGFAADQAQTLATDLVQNEEVDMLFGCASSGAANRVIKTVVKQAQIPYMVGPAASAAITSSSETCGNLVFRASENTAMDARSGGKYVANQTDVSKVFLFGADYSFGQAVVNNYEQVLEAEGVEIVGKKFVPPGHSEWKGLLDNAQSAGAEGIVGGFTVNTLPKLFTAFLNGNYDYRVFGGFATRITNAVVGQTLQKALGKPLTKEKIQSANMGPFTTRYHWNQYDNDINSAFVDSYTSAYGVVPDLFTSGTFTAASAIVQAVNESGSTEGADVAEALHGMTVKDTPKGEGGYTFQEYNNQARSAMTVADVVPTTDEWADSWKAAVMPSEPLATIDASETTIPKSGVDCSL, translated from the coding sequence GTGGATGACAGTGTTTCACGACGGCGATGGCTCGCGGCGCTCGGGGCGACCGGAGCGGCGGGCTTCGCCGGATGCGTGGGCGGTGACGGTGGACAGAACACGACGACCGAATCGGCGGGCGGCGATACGACGGAGGGCGGCATGAACGAGACCACGACGAAGACGACGACGCAGTCGAACGCCTCCGGGACGGTCAAGATCGGCGTCCTCCAGCCGACGTCGGGCGACATCAAGTACTACGGCCAGCAGGCGCTGTGGGGCTTCTACTCCGGGCTTGCGTACAAGGGCGACACCGACCCCATCCAGGGGTCGAGCACCGGGACCAAGACCGTCTCGGTCGGCGACGTCGACTACGAACTCGTCGTGCGCGACACCGGGTTCGCCGCCGACCAGGCCCAGACGCTGGCGACCGACCTCGTGCAGAACGAGGAGGTCGACATGCTCTTCGGCTGCGCGTCGTCCGGGGCGGCCAACCGCGTCATCAAGACCGTGGTCAAGCAGGCCCAGATACCGTACATGGTGGGGCCGGCGGCGTCGGCCGCCATCACCAGCAGTTCCGAGACCTGCGGGAACCTCGTGTTCCGCGCGAGCGAGAACACCGCGATGGACGCCCGGTCGGGCGGGAAGTACGTAGCCAACCAGACCGACGTGAGCAAGGTGTTCCTGTTCGGCGCCGACTACTCGTTCGGCCAGGCGGTCGTGAACAACTACGAGCAGGTGCTCGAGGCCGAGGGCGTCGAGATCGTCGGCAAGAAGTTCGTGCCGCCGGGCCACTCCGAGTGGAAGGGCCTGCTCGACAACGCCCAGAGCGCGGGCGCCGAGGGCATCGTGGGCGGGTTCACCGTCAACACCCTCCCGAAGCTGTTCACCGCGTTCCTCAACGGGAACTACGACTACCGCGTCTTCGGCGGGTTCGCCACCCGCATCACCAACGCCGTGGTGGGCCAGACCCTCCAGAAGGCGCTGGGCAAGCCCCTGACGAAGGAGAAGATCCAGAGCGCGAACATGGGGCCGTTCACGACGCGCTACCACTGGAACCAGTACGACAACGACATCAACAGCGCGTTCGTCGACAGCTACACCAGCGCCTACGGCGTCGTGCCCGACCTGTTCACGTCCGGGACGTTCACGGCCGCCTCGGCCATCGTCCAGGCGGTCAACGAGAGCGGTTCGACAGAGGGCGCCGACGTCGCCGAGGCGCTCCACGGGATGACGGTCAAAGATACTCCCAAGGGCGAGGGCGGCTACACCTTCCAGGAGTACAACAACCAGGCCCGGTCGGCGATGACCGTGGCCGACGTCGTGCCCACCACCGACGAGTGGGCCGACTCCTGGAAGGCGGCGGTCATGCCCAGCGAACCGCTGGCCACCATCGACGCCTCGGAGACGACTATCCCGAAGAGCGGCGTCGACTGCTCGCTGTAG
- a CDS encoding ABC transporter ATP-binding protein — translation MLRTSGLTKEFGGLTAVNDVDFALDDGELCSLIGPNGAGKTTFFNLLTGVLSPTEGTIEVRDGGNWRDVTDATPYETANLGLHRSYQITNVFPTSTVLENVRVAAQAASDDGLKLWRNAGAFEEHIEEAHRILERVGLADEAETTAESLSHGAKRQLEVAVALAGDPDVLLLDEPNAGVSSESVGDIIDLIEDVATDHAVLLVEHNMDIVMNVSDRVVVLNQGAVIAEGDPAEVRNDPTVQEAYLGGYEAGSLDRDAETPTEESGADPEEGAA, via the coding sequence ATGTTGCGAACCTCGGGACTGACGAAGGAGTTCGGCGGCCTCACCGCCGTCAACGACGTCGACTTCGCGCTCGACGACGGCGAGCTCTGCTCGCTCATCGGGCCGAACGGCGCGGGCAAGACGACGTTCTTCAACCTGCTGACCGGCGTGCTGTCCCCGACCGAGGGCACCATCGAGGTGCGCGACGGGGGGAACTGGAGAGACGTCACCGACGCCACGCCGTACGAGACGGCGAACCTCGGCCTCCACCGGTCGTACCAGATCACGAACGTCTTCCCGACCAGCACGGTGCTGGAGAACGTCCGGGTCGCGGCCCAGGCCGCCAGCGACGACGGGCTGAAGCTCTGGCGCAACGCCGGGGCCTTCGAGGAGCACATCGAGGAGGCCCACCGGATACTCGAGCGGGTCGGTCTCGCCGACGAGGCCGAGACCACCGCCGAGAGCCTCAGCCACGGCGCCAAGCGCCAACTGGAGGTCGCGGTGGCGCTCGCGGGCGACCCCGACGTGCTCCTGCTGGACGAGCCCAACGCGGGCGTCTCCTCGGAGAGCGTCGGCGACATCATCGACCTCATCGAGGACGTGGCGACCGACCACGCCGTGCTGCTGGTCGAGCACAACATGGACATCGTGATGAACGTCTCGGACCGGGTCGTGGTGCTCAACCAGGGCGCGGTCATCGCCGAGGGCGACCCCGCCGAGGTCCGGAACGACCCCACGGTCCAGGAGGCGTACCTCGGCGGCTACGAGGCCGGCAGCCTCGACCGGGACGCAGAGACGCCCACCGAGGAGTCCGGGGCCGACCCGGAGGAGGGCGCGGCGTGA
- a CDS encoding ABC transporter ATP-binding protein, translated as MTLLEVENAHTYYGESHILEGVSLEVEEGEVVALVGRNGVGKTTTLRTILQLTPPREGTVRYRGEDVTGRETHEVADRGVGWIPEGRRMFTQLSVEENIRVAVPKDDSVDAALDLAFETFPDLRDHRDREAGTLSGGQQQMLALARGLVGDNDLLLVDEPSEGLAPLIVERVAEALADAATDTTLLVVEQNLPLALDLADRFYVLDNGQVVDEGDADETSADDERLRRYLSA; from the coding sequence ATGACACTACTCGAAGTCGAGAACGCCCACACCTACTACGGCGAGAGCCACATCCTCGAGGGCGTCTCGCTCGAAGTCGAGGAGGGCGAAGTGGTCGCACTGGTGGGCCGGAACGGGGTCGGCAAGACCACCACGCTCCGGACCATCCTGCAGTTGACCCCGCCCCGCGAGGGGACGGTCCGGTACCGCGGCGAGGACGTGACCGGCCGGGAGACCCACGAGGTCGCCGACCGCGGCGTCGGCTGGATCCCCGAGGGTCGCCGGATGTTCACCCAGCTATCCGTCGAGGAGAACATCCGCGTCGCGGTGCCCAAGGACGACAGCGTCGACGCGGCGCTCGACCTCGCGTTCGAGACGTTCCCCGACCTCCGCGACCACCGCGACCGCGAGGCCGGCACGCTGTCGGGCGGCCAGCAGCAGATGCTGGCGCTTGCCCGCGGGCTGGTCGGCGACAACGACCTGCTGCTGGTCGACGAGCCCAGCGAGGGCCTCGCGCCGCTCATCGTCGAGCGCGTGGCCGAGGCGCTGGCCGACGCCGCGACCGACACGACCCTGCTGGTCGTCGAGCAGAACCTGCCGCTGGCGCTCGACCTCGCCGACCGGTTCTACGTGCTCGACAACGGCCAGGTGGTCGACGAGGGCGACGCCGACGAGACCTCGGCCGACGACGAGCGGCTCAGGAGGTATCTCAGCGCATGA
- a CDS encoding branched-chain amino acid ABC transporter permease: MDVATALTNQIALAGFVDALGQFLRPENLASVLVDGLAKAAIYVMIAGGLTLIFGLMGVLNFAHGSMTMIGAYLGGLLMVFAVGGATGAGMRLLTFFLALAATFALLAGLGGAVEVGLIRRLYDRPPVYQILLTFGLTLILDELVRIAVLFYGMQPTSDWQAALGTKPSFLAESVDLGLISVSGLSLFEIAVGIATVAGLWAFLTRTRYGLIIRAGSEDAEMTEALGIDVRRVFTVVFALGAGVAGAAGTLLMWDPAWGASVPLAADTLLPAFVVVIIGGLGTFRGTVAAAVIVGMADATTTWWFVNHVDFASLPEMTVFLILVAMLILRPQGLFGVEEVGGH; this comes from the coding sequence ATGGACGTCGCCACCGCATTGACGAATCAAATCGCCCTTGCGGGGTTCGTCGACGCGCTCGGCCAGTTCCTCCGCCCGGAGAACCTCGCCTCGGTCCTGGTCGACGGCCTGGCGAAGGCCGCCATCTACGTGATGATCGCCGGCGGGCTCACCCTCATCTTCGGCCTGATGGGCGTGCTCAACTTCGCCCACGGGTCGATGACGATGATCGGCGCCTACCTCGGCGGCCTGCTGATGGTGTTCGCGGTCGGCGGGGCGACCGGCGCGGGGATGCGCCTGCTGACCTTCTTCCTCGCGCTCGCGGCGACGTTCGCGCTGCTCGCGGGTCTCGGCGGCGCGGTCGAGGTGGGCCTCATCCGCCGGCTCTACGACCGGCCGCCGGTGTACCAGATACTGCTGACCTTCGGACTGACGCTCATCCTCGACGAGCTGGTCCGCATCGCGGTCCTGTTCTACGGGATGCAGCCCACAAGCGACTGGCAGGCCGCGCTGGGAACCAAGCCGTCGTTCCTCGCCGAGTCGGTCGACCTCGGGCTCATCTCGGTCAGCGGCCTCTCGCTGTTCGAGATCGCGGTCGGGATCGCCACGGTTGCGGGTCTCTGGGCGTTCCTCACCCGGACGCGCTACGGGCTCATCATCCGGGCCGGGAGCGAGGACGCCGAGATGACCGAGGCGCTCGGCATCGACGTCCGTCGGGTGTTCACCGTCGTGTTCGCGCTGGGCGCGGGCGTGGCGGGCGCGGCCGGGACGCTGCTGATGTGGGACCCCGCGTGGGGCGCCAGCGTCCCGCTGGCGGCCGACACCCTGCTCCCGGCGTTCGTGGTCGTCATCATCGGCGGCCTCGGCACGTTCCGGGGCACCGTCGCGGCGGCGGTCATCGTCGGGATGGCCGACGCGACGACCACGTGGTGGTTCGTCAACCACGTCGACTTCGCCAGCCTACCCGAGATGACGGTCTTCCTCATCCTCGTGGCGATGCTCATCCTGCGACCCCAGGGCCTGTTCGGCGTCGAGGAGGTGGGCGGCCATTAG
- a CDS encoding branched-chain amino acid ABC transporter permease, with product MVTILPDIETMIAVLYFGLFAMSFDFISGYTGYLSFGHAAFYGTGAYFVVLAANGKVPLLGTATPFVYLLVLAGIAAAVLAVLIGAVSFRLSGVYFAMITLGFSQVLYVFIRDWDYVGSNPRDGPAVLERTEPFSVGVPGVDSLDLAIGQLAGDSIEGLLGFLSFGTTEVSYYMIGLVVLVCYFAMQRIIHSPFGRVLVAIRENEERAEAVGYNTFWYKLGAFAVSAFFAAVAGGLFAGFRRSVAPESSFYFLVTGDALLASIIGGFGTLAGPLYGWLFDETITEFLSKTGEGGGLLPYLRDHLGEATMATELYNGLTVGQAIDTFLNGHAELYIGVVFVLFVLFVPNGLLGTVRDRLGGPVAKRVAARLRGDER from the coding sequence ATGGTGACGATTCTGCCCGACATCGAGACGATGATCGCGGTCCTCTACTTCGGGCTGTTCGCGATGTCGTTCGACTTCATCAGCGGCTACACCGGCTACCTCTCGTTCGGCCACGCGGCGTTCTACGGCACCGGGGCGTACTTCGTCGTCCTGGCGGCCAACGGGAAGGTCCCGCTGCTCGGGACGGCCACGCCGTTCGTCTACCTGCTGGTGCTCGCCGGCATCGCGGCCGCGGTGCTGGCGGTGCTCATCGGCGCGGTGTCGTTCCGGCTGTCGGGCGTCTACTTCGCGATGATCACGCTGGGCTTCTCGCAGGTGCTGTACGTGTTCATCCGCGACTGGGACTACGTGGGGTCGAACCCCCGCGACGGCCCCGCCGTGCTGGAGCGGACCGAACCGTTCAGCGTCGGGGTGCCGGGCGTCGACTCGCTCGATCTCGCCATCGGCCAACTGGCGGGCGACAGCATCGAGGGACTGCTCGGCTTCCTATCCTTCGGGACGACCGAGGTGTCCTACTACATGATCGGCCTCGTGGTGCTGGTCTGCTACTTCGCGATGCAGCGCATCATCCACTCGCCGTTCGGCCGGGTGCTGGTCGCCATCCGCGAGAACGAGGAGCGCGCCGAGGCGGTCGGCTACAACACCTTCTGGTACAAGCTCGGCGCGTTCGCGGTCAGCGCCTTCTTCGCGGCGGTCGCTGGCGGACTGTTCGCGGGCTTCCGGCGGTCGGTCGCCCCCGAGTCCAGCTTCTACTTCCTGGTGACCGGCGACGCGCTGCTGGCCTCCATCATCGGCGGGTTCGGCACGCTGGCCGGCCCGCTGTACGGCTGGCTGTTCGACGAGACTATCACCGAGTTCCTCTCGAAGACGGGCGAAGGCGGCGGGCTCCTCCCGTACCTCCGGGACCACCTCGGCGAGGCCACGATGGCGACCGAACTCTACAACGGACTCACGGTCGGGCAGGCCATCGACACGTTCCTGAACGGCCACGCCGAGCTGTACATCGGCGTCGTCTTCGTGCTGTTCGTGCTGTTCGTGCCGAACGGCCTGCTCGGGACGGTCCGGGACCGCCTCGGCGGCCCGGTTGCCAAACGAGTCGCCGCGAGACTCCGGGGTGACGAGCGGTGA
- a CDS encoding 3-oxoacyl-ACP synthase, protein MSEGDDSAVVLTGYGTYVPDEVVTGEEIAAESGIPEEVVVEKMGVREKRVCPPDADHATDMCVKAAEQALADADLPAEELDIVLYHGSEFKDFVVWSAAANVAERLGAENAYAVESYALCAGAPLAIRQAKSQLLADAPETALLVSASREEDLVDYANEDSSFMFNFGSGACAMVLEADSNAERTRAVVRESAAVTDGSFSEDVVMPAGGSRNPASHATIEAGLHALDVPDPDGMKERLADVSLANFETVADDALARSGYAREDLDFVALTHMKRSFHDYLTDRLDVKNYYLDEYGHVQSVDQILALDEGLERDLIESGDVVCFLAAGTGYTWAATVLEWRG, encoded by the coding sequence GTGAGCGAAGGGGACGACTCCGCGGTCGTCCTCACGGGCTACGGTACGTACGTCCCGGACGAGGTCGTGACTGGCGAGGAGATCGCCGCAGAGAGCGGTATCCCCGAGGAGGTGGTGGTCGAGAAGATGGGGGTGCGCGAGAAGCGGGTCTGTCCGCCGGACGCCGACCACGCGACCGACATGTGCGTGAAGGCCGCCGAACAGGCACTCGCCGACGCCGACCTCCCCGCCGAAGAACTGGACATAGTGCTGTACCACGGATCGGAGTTCAAGGACTTCGTGGTGTGGAGCGCGGCCGCGAACGTGGCCGAGCGCCTGGGCGCCGAGAACGCCTACGCGGTCGAGAGCTACGCGCTGTGTGCGGGCGCACCCCTCGCGATTCGGCAGGCCAAGTCCCAACTGCTAGCCGACGCGCCCGAGACCGCACTGCTGGTGTCGGCGAGCCGGGAAGAGGACCTGGTCGACTACGCCAACGAGGACTCGTCGTTCATGTTCAACTTCGGCAGCGGCGCGTGCGCGATGGTCCTCGAAGCGGACTCGAACGCCGAGCGCACCCGGGCGGTGGTCCGAGAGAGCGCGGCGGTCACCGACGGCAGTTTCTCGGAGGACGTGGTGATGCCGGCCGGCGGCTCTCGAAATCCCGCGAGCCACGCCACCATCGAGGCCGGGCTCCACGCGCTCGACGTGCCCGACCCCGACGGGATGAAGGAGCGCCTCGCGGACGTGAGCTTGGCGAACTTCGAGACAGTCGCGGACGACGCGCTGGCGCGGTCCGGATACGCCCGCGAGGATTTGGACTTCGTGGCACTAACTCACATGAAGCGGTCGTTCCACGACTACCTCACCGACCGGCTCGACGTGAAGAACTACTACCTCGACGAGTACGGTCACGTCCAGAGCGTCGACCAAATCCTCGCGCTCGACGAGGGCCTGGAGCGCGATCTCATCGAATCCGGCGACGTGGTCTGTTTCCTCGCGGCGGGGACCGGCTACACCTGGGCCGCCACCGTCCTGGAGTGGCGCGGCTGA